The Mercurialis annua linkage group LG8, ddMerAnnu1.2, whole genome shotgun sequence genome window below encodes:
- the LOC126661673 gene encoding uncharacterized protein LOC126661673, with translation MIHIEELQKESVIDVQKRHQAGFASWFKECVGRLRATGLVAATDHIYALGLGPDIRIARYSGIIVNGVRFHTVERDNFRRTQNNGVSVTGEHKSKEIEFYGVLTNIIDLQYVNGNHVFLFKCDWWDVGDKNGIKTDGNLVSVNVSRKWYTGDSFVLSSQVQQVFYVSDMKNGGHWKIVQKSFHRNIFDVPEKEKVCNEDSILNDEPYQQYEADNSHEVDQNGGENSELLHPIDVLPDEVDVGQMFQGQNSNPIYSSDKEDDTTINYDDVDTDVLEYSNDSDNEDEDDDYLFENCRILVFYGSSYAAQHEICGKLDSRNSMC, from the exons ATGATTCACATTGAAGAATTACAAAAGGAAAGTGTTATAGATGTGCAAAAAAGACACCAGGCAGGATTTGCCAGTTGGTTCAAGGAGTGT gTTGGACGCTTACGTGCTACTGGTTTGGTTGCAGCAACAGATCATATATATGCGTTGGGATTAGGTCCTGATATACGAATTGCTAGGTACAGTGGGATAATTGTCAATGGAGTTAGGTTTCACACAGTTGAGCGTGATAATTTTCGTCGGACTCAAAATAATGGAGTTTCAGTTACGGGAGAGCATAAGTCGAAAGAAATCGAGTTTTATGGTGTGCTAACAAATATCATTGACCTCCAATATGTTAATGGGAATCATGTTTTCTTGTTTAAATGTGATTGGTGGGATGTTGgcgataaaaatggaattaaaacagatggcaacttagtttctgttaatgtgagccgtaaatggtatacaggtgattctttcgtgttgagttctcaagtacagcaggttttttatgtcagcgatatgaaaaatggaggtcattggaaaattgtgcaaaaatcatttcacaggaatatatttgatgtgccagaaaaggaaaaagtgtgcaatgaagattcaatattgAATGATGAGCCCTATCAGCAATACGAGGCAGATAATAGTCATGAAGTCGATCAAAATGGTGGTGAAAATTCGGAACTCTTGCATCCTATAGATGtattaccggatgaagttgatgTTGGTCAAATGTTTCAAGGTCAAAACTCAAACCCGATTTATTCTAGCGATAAGGAGGATGATACTACGATCAATTATGATGATGTCGACACTGATGTACTAGAATACTCAAATGACAGTGACAATGAAGACGAAGACGATGATTA CTTGTTTGAAA ATTGTAgaattttggtgttttatggCAGTAGTTATGCAGCCCAACATGAAATTTGTGGAAAACTGGATAGCAGAAACTCGATGTGTTGA